A part of Solicola gregarius genomic DNA contains:
- a CDS encoding cell division protein PerM codes for MTTVRERAEAAAALAPEVPRRPPVLSGVLAAGAVQLGGVVLCVGLAVVVWLASGAGSISAAMQIGAGFWLAGHGSAVSVGGIAITVVPLGVPLLAGVAVAYAAYRLGPESITQREVGTLMLSAAATYGLALAVTALVASSPSASFSAVRAGLGGFALAGLSAFVGAMCVDGRLREVWESAPGFVRGVVLGAGSACGALFGAAVVLLAYRLIVGFGEVHDSFSRLAPGTIGGAAIVLVCVLLLPNLLLLAVSVLLGPGFAFGTDTSVTVVDVRLGELPIFPVTAALPDSGTPPGWVAALMVVPLLAGLVGGVVAGRAFDDASIYDAMVRGATAGGAAGLLVGLVVMCAGGAVGPGRMADVGAAMWCMPVAVVALTVGGALGGALGHYREQRS; via the coding sequence ATGACGACCGTACGAGAGCGGGCGGAGGCTGCAGCGGCCCTGGCGCCCGAGGTGCCGCGTCGCCCGCCGGTCCTTTCGGGGGTGCTCGCCGCCGGCGCCGTCCAGCTCGGCGGGGTGGTGCTGTGCGTCGGTCTCGCCGTCGTGGTGTGGCTCGCCTCGGGTGCCGGTTCGATCTCGGCGGCGATGCAGATCGGTGCGGGGTTCTGGCTGGCGGGCCATGGTAGTGCCGTGTCGGTCGGCGGCATCGCGATCACGGTCGTACCGCTCGGCGTACCGCTGCTCGCCGGTGTCGCCGTCGCGTACGCGGCCTACCGTCTCGGGCCGGAGTCGATCACCCAGCGTGAGGTCGGCACCCTGATGCTGAGCGCCGCCGCGACGTACGGCCTCGCGCTGGCTGTGACGGCCCTCGTGGCGTCCTCGCCTTCCGCGTCGTTCTCGGCGGTACGCGCCGGGCTGGGCGGATTCGCGCTCGCGGGGCTGTCCGCGTTCGTCGGTGCCATGTGCGTGGACGGTCGGCTGCGCGAGGTGTGGGAGTCAGCGCCGGGGTTCGTGCGCGGTGTCGTCTTGGGCGCCGGGTCGGCGTGCGGGGCATTGTTCGGTGCCGCTGTCGTGCTGCTCGCGTACCGGCTGATCGTGGGGTTCGGCGAGGTACACGACTCGTTCTCGCGGCTCGCCCCGGGCACGATCGGCGGCGCGGCGATCGTGCTCGTGTGTGTGCTACTCCTCCCGAACCTCCTGCTGCTGGCCGTCAGCGTGCTGCTCGGGCCCGGGTTCGCGTTCGGCACGGACACGTCGGTGACTGTCGTCGATGTGCGGCTCGGTGAGCTGCCGATCTTCCCGGTGACCGCCGCGCTGCCCGATTCCGGTACGCCGCCCGGCTGGGTGGCGGCACTCATGGTCGTACCGCTGCTGGCCGGCCTGGTGGGCGGTGTCGTCGCCGGTCGAGCGTTCGACGATGCGTCGATCTACGACGCGATGGTGCGTGGCGCCACGGCGGGTGGCGCCGCCGGCCTGCTCGTCGGTCTCGTGGTCATGTGTGCGGGCGGCGCCGTCGGTCCGGGGCGGATGGCCGACGTGGGCGCCGCGATGTGGTGCATGCCGGTCGCCGTCGTCGCTCTGACGGTGGGCGGCGCACTGGGCGGTGCGCTGGGGCACTATCGTGAGCAGCGGTCGTAG
- the purH gene encoding bifunctional phosphoribosylaminoimidazolecarboxamide formyltransferase/IMP cyclohydrolase: protein MSTTTDDGRRPLRRALISVYDKTGLEELAKALHDAGVALVSTGSTAGRIADAGVPVTKVEDLTGFPECLDGRVKTLHPKVHAGILADRRREDHERQLADLGIEPFDLVVSNLYPFVETVRSGAEPDEVVEQIDIGGPSMVRAAAKNHPSVAIVVSPDRYADVVTAATSGGFTFEERKRLAAEAFAHTASYDVAVASWFANQYAPDGAGFPAWTGATWERQAVLRYGENPHQGAALYRHWRGGLAAAKQLHGKEMSYNNYVDADAARRAAATFEQPAVAVIKHANPCGIAVGVDVAEAHRRAHACDPVSAYGGVIAVNAPVSVAMAEQVAEVFTEVVVAPAYEPGALEILGRKKNIRLLEVPADEFPDPVEFRGISGGVLMQQVDHVNAPGDDPGTWTLAAGDPAPDDVLADLAFAWRASRSVKSNAILLARGGAAVGVGMGQVNRVDSCRLAVERAGADRARGSVAASDAFFPFPDGPQVLAEAGVRAIVQPGGSVRDDEVVEYVRSAGVTMYFTGTRHFFH from the coding sequence GTGAGCACGACAACAGACGATGGTCGCCGGCCGCTGCGGCGCGCCCTGATCTCGGTGTACGACAAGACCGGACTCGAGGAGCTCGCGAAGGCATTGCACGACGCGGGAGTCGCGCTGGTCTCGACCGGTTCGACGGCCGGTCGGATCGCCGACGCGGGTGTTCCCGTCACCAAGGTCGAGGACCTCACCGGGTTTCCCGAGTGCCTCGACGGGCGGGTGAAGACGCTGCACCCGAAGGTGCACGCGGGCATCCTGGCCGACCGGCGGCGAGAGGACCACGAGCGGCAGCTCGCCGACCTCGGCATCGAGCCGTTCGACCTCGTCGTCAGCAACCTCTACCCGTTCGTCGAGACGGTGAGGTCGGGCGCGGAGCCCGACGAGGTGGTCGAGCAGATCGACATCGGTGGGCCGTCGATGGTGCGCGCGGCCGCCAAGAACCATCCGTCGGTCGCGATCGTGGTGTCACCCGACCGGTACGCGGACGTGGTGACGGCCGCCACGAGCGGCGGGTTCACCTTCGAAGAGCGCAAGCGGCTCGCGGCCGAGGCGTTCGCACACACCGCTTCGTACGACGTGGCGGTCGCGTCGTGGTTCGCGAACCAGTACGCGCCGGACGGCGCGGGATTCCCGGCGTGGACCGGCGCGACGTGGGAGCGTCAGGCGGTGCTCCGGTACGGCGAGAACCCCCATCAGGGCGCGGCGCTGTACCGGCACTGGCGTGGTGGCCTTGCGGCGGCCAAGCAGCTGCACGGCAAGGAGATGTCGTACAACAACTACGTCGATGCCGATGCCGCCCGGCGGGCAGCAGCGACGTTCGAGCAACCCGCCGTCGCGGTGATCAAGCACGCGAACCCGTGCGGCATCGCGGTCGGCGTCGACGTCGCCGAGGCGCATCGTCGTGCGCACGCCTGCGATCCGGTGTCGGCGTACGGCGGCGTGATCGCCGTCAACGCGCCGGTTTCGGTCGCGATGGCCGAGCAGGTCGCGGAGGTCTTCACCGAGGTCGTCGTCGCGCCCGCGTACGAGCCCGGTGCGCTCGAGATCCTCGGCCGGAAGAAGAACATCCGGCTGCTCGAGGTGCCGGCCGACGAGTTCCCCGACCCGGTGGAGTTCCGGGGTATCAGCGGTGGTGTGCTGATGCAGCAGGTCGACCACGTCAATGCCCCTGGCGACGACCCGGGCACCTGGACCCTCGCGGCCGGCGATCCGGCGCCCGATGACGTACTCGCCGATCTGGCGTTCGCCTGGCGGGCGTCCCGTTCGGTGAAGTCGAACGCGATCCTGCTCGCCCGCGGCGGCGCCGCCGTCGGGGTCGGGATGGGTCAGGTCAATCGGGTCGACTCGTGCCGGTTGGCCGTCGAGCGGGCCGGTGCCGACCGAGCGCGTGGCTCGGTTGCGGCGTCGGACGCGTTCTTCCCGTTCCCCGACGGCCCGCAGGTGCTGGCGGAGGCGGGCGTACGCGCGATCGTGCAGCCGGGCGGCTCCGTACGCGACGACGAGGTCGTCGAGTACGTCCGCTCCGCCGGCGTGACGATGTACTTCACCGGAACGCGGCACTTCTTCCACTGA
- a CDS encoding YcnI family copper-binding membrane protein, with product MHIIVRRVAAPLIITVGAIALGTVPASAHVEVTPSTTVAGEYALLTFSVPHGCDGSATTEIAIDIPKGIDVVTPTINDGWTIKKQTEPVPGEGTENDRVSRVTYTAKTPLQDGYRDAFELSMPLPTEADTTLRFPTLQTCEKGATNWNEVAKDGQDEEDLEAPAPSFTLTAAEADSAEQASTDATPTDASAAPEETSDDSSDGLSWTALGVGVAGLAVGGVALVRSRTRT from the coding sequence ATGCACATCATCGTGCGCCGCGTCGCGGCGCCGCTCATCATCACCGTCGGCGCGATCGCGCTCGGCACCGTGCCCGCCTCCGCGCATGTCGAGGTGACTCCGTCGACGACCGTCGCCGGCGAGTACGCCCTGCTCACGTTCTCGGTGCCGCACGGATGCGACGGCTCGGCCACCACCGAGATCGCGATCGACATCCCGAAGGGCATCGACGTCGTGACCCCGACGATCAACGACGGCTGGACGATCAAGAAGCAGACCGAGCCCGTACCGGGGGAGGGCACCGAGAACGACCGCGTCTCGCGGGTCACGTACACGGCGAAGACGCCGCTGCAGGACGGCTACCGGGATGCGTTCGAGCTGTCCATGCCGCTGCCGACCGAGGCCGACACGACGCTGCGGTTCCCGACCCTGCAGACCTGTGAGAAGGGTGCGACGAACTGGAACGAGGTCGCGAAGGACGGCCAGGACGAGGAGGATCTCGAGGCACCCGCTCCGTCGTTCACGCTGACCGCAGCGGAGGCGGACTCGGCCGAGCAGGCGTCGACCGACGCTACGCCGACCGACGCGTCGGCCGCTCCGGAGGAGACGTCGGACGACTCCTCCGACGGCTTGTCCTGGACCGCCCTCGGGGTGGGCGTCGCCGGCCTGGCGGTGGGCGGGGTCGCGCTCGTCCGCTCGCGTACCCGCACCTGA
- a CDS encoding TetR/AcrR family transcriptional regulator: MPIRARLSQERSRERRDALLDAAIELFAESGTRGVTHRAVAARAGLPTASTTYYFSSIDELVREALLRHLENWITELEGLTTAAESIGTVPPDPVDLIAQILAARPTELVTTQLSILLAAARDPQLRPTMIRMLESLEDVAASLLTRLGARHPERIATSAIALVAGHALDRLSERHTTQEEATILFRTLRSLIVADLLDKDERTSILGRLGANAAAG, translated from the coding sequence ATGCCCATCCGTGCACGGTTGAGCCAGGAGCGCAGCCGCGAACGACGAGACGCGCTCCTCGATGCGGCGATCGAGCTGTTCGCCGAGTCGGGTACGCGCGGGGTGACCCATCGCGCCGTTGCGGCCCGGGCCGGTCTGCCGACCGCGAGTACGACGTACTACTTCTCGTCGATCGACGAGCTCGTACGCGAGGCGCTGTTGCGGCACCTGGAGAACTGGATCACCGAGCTCGAAGGCCTGACGACCGCCGCCGAGTCGATCGGCACGGTGCCGCCGGACCCGGTCGACCTGATCGCGCAGATCCTCGCCGCCCGGCCGACCGAGCTCGTCACCACGCAGCTCTCGATCCTGCTTGCCGCAGCCCGTGACCCGCAGCTGCGCCCCACCATGATCCGGATGCTGGAGTCGCTCGAGGACGTCGCCGCCAGCCTCCTGACCAGGCTGGGTGCCCGCCACCCCGAGCGGATCGCGACCTCGGCGATCGCGCTCGTTGCCGGCCACGCTCTCGACCGCCTCAGCGAACGCCACACCACCCAGGAAGAAGCGACGATCCTGTTCCGCACGCTGCGCTCGCTGATTGTGGCCGACCTCCTCGACAAGGACGAACGCACCAGCATCCTCGGTCGGCTCGGCGCCAACGCGGCGGCCGGCTGA
- a CDS encoding malate dehydrogenase has product MSNTPVKVAVTGAAGQIGYSLLFRIASGALLGPDTPVQLRLLEITPALKALEGVVMELDDCAFPLLAGVETSDDANVAFDGANLALLVGARPRSKGMERGDLLEANGAIFTAQGKALNASAASDVRVGVTGNPANTNALIAMRNAPDIPQERFSALTRLDHNRAISQLAAKTGAAVTDIKKLTIWGNHSATQYPDIFHAEVGGRNAAEVVDDQAWVENDFIPTVAKRGAAIIEARGSSSAASAASATIDAARDWLRGSADGDWLSMAVASDGSYDVPEGIVSSFPVTTKDGSYEIVQGLEINEFSRGRIDATVQELTDERDAVASLGLI; this is encoded by the coding sequence GTGAGCAACACCCCTGTCAAGGTTGCCGTGACCGGCGCGGCCGGCCAGATCGGCTACAGCCTGCTGTTCCGCATCGCCAGCGGAGCCCTGCTCGGACCCGACACTCCCGTTCAGCTGCGGCTGCTCGAGATCACGCCGGCGCTGAAGGCTCTCGAGGGCGTCGTGATGGAGCTCGACGACTGCGCGTTCCCGCTCCTCGCCGGCGTCGAGACCAGCGACGACGCGAACGTCGCGTTCGACGGCGCCAACCTCGCGCTGCTCGTCGGCGCCCGCCCGCGCTCGAAGGGCATGGAGCGCGGCGACCTGCTGGAGGCCAACGGCGCCATCTTCACCGCACAGGGCAAGGCGCTCAACGCGAGCGCCGCATCCGACGTACGCGTCGGCGTGACCGGCAACCCGGCGAACACCAACGCGCTGATCGCCATGCGCAACGCGCCGGACATCCCGCAGGAGCGGTTCTCCGCGCTCACCCGGCTCGACCACAACCGGGCGATCTCCCAGCTCGCCGCGAAGACCGGTGCCGCCGTCACGGACATCAAGAAGCTGACGATCTGGGGGAACCACTCCGCAACGCAGTACCCCGACATCTTCCACGCCGAGGTCGGCGGACGTAACGCCGCCGAGGTCGTCGACGACCAGGCATGGGTCGAGAACGACTTCATCCCGACCGTGGCCAAGCGCGGTGCCGCGATCATCGAGGCGCGCGGGTCCTCCTCGGCCGCCAGCGCCGCCTCGGCGACGATCGACGCCGCCCGCGACTGGCTGCGGGGCAGTGCCGACGGCGACTGGCTCTCGATGGCGGTCGCGTCGGACGGCTCGTACGACGTGCCCGAGGGCATCGTGTCGTCGTTCCCGGTGACGACGAAGGACGGCTCCTACGAGATCGTCCAGGGCCTCGAGATCAACGAGTTCTCCCGCGGTCGCATCGACGCGACCGTGCAGGAGCTCACCGACGAGCGCGACGCCGTCGCCTCGCTCGGCTTGATCTGA
- a CDS encoding TetR/AcrR family transcriptional regulator: MPTGVAIRDPRQQLFDAAERILLRDGINALTSRAVTAEAGCAKGVLHRHFADFDGFLAELVLDRVRRVGDQADRLLESVGRGAVVDNVGDALTEVFESVAVSIVGLITTRDALRDRLREAGQSGVPVLGQATVMLSGYLAAERDRGRIAADADVDAIALALIGSAHMHYAGRASGRPNPREVRRLVTSLLGGSLLETR, encoded by the coding sequence ATGCCGACCGGTGTCGCAATCCGGGATCCGCGCCAGCAGCTGTTCGACGCTGCCGAGCGCATTCTGCTGCGCGACGGCATCAATGCGCTGACCAGTCGCGCGGTCACGGCTGAGGCCGGCTGTGCCAAGGGCGTACTCCACCGGCACTTCGCCGACTTCGACGGATTTCTCGCGGAGCTCGTACTCGACCGCGTCCGCCGCGTCGGCGACCAGGCCGACCGCCTGCTCGAGTCGGTGGGCCGTGGGGCCGTCGTCGACAACGTCGGTGATGCGCTGACCGAGGTGTTCGAGTCCGTTGCCGTGTCGATCGTCGGTCTCATCACCACCCGCGACGCACTTCGTGACCGCCTGCGCGAGGCCGGACAGTCCGGCGTACCCGTCCTGGGGCAGGCGACGGTGATGCTCTCCGGCTACCTCGCCGCGGAGCGCGACCGCGGCCGCATCGCCGCGGACGCCGACGTCGATGCGATCGCCCTCGCGCTGATCGGCTCGGCGCACATGCACTATGCGGGTAGGGCGAGTGGGCGCCCGAATCCTCGGGAGGTTCGCCGGCTCGTGACATCGCTGCTCGGCGGCAGCCTGCTCGAAACTCGTTGA
- a CDS encoding MFS transporter, giving the protein MRAVPHALAVRALAYFSVRDLIPLYAVYALLFADHGLSTGEISSLFVIWSVTAFAAEVPSGAWADTVPRRRLLALSSLIYAAGFATWIVAPGYAGFATGFVLWALSGALMSGTYEAYLYDELAALGAATSYPRLLGFAHSLAMVCNLVATISAAPLMALGGYAFVGWVSVAVALVQFGVALTLPAAPRVASARGRSDEGVGRRYVHMLVSGLREVRRVRTVRNGVLLVALLLGTTAYDEYFPLVALNKGTEPAGVPILIALVVAGQAIGTALAGRTARIGARTMAVLVAIAGGLLVTGALIAQPLAFVAIGIGYGAVNNAIIVAEARLQDAIEGSARATVTSVAGLSSELAAVAIFATFGALSTRLSESASFGVVCGLVVVVAAVTPQWLPRPPTYVPERVEEA; this is encoded by the coding sequence ATGAGGGCCGTCCCGCATGCCCTTGCAGTACGCGCGCTCGCGTACTTCTCAGTGCGCGACCTGATCCCGCTGTACGCGGTGTACGCGCTGCTGTTCGCCGACCACGGACTGTCGACGGGTGAGATCTCGTCGCTGTTCGTGATCTGGTCGGTGACGGCGTTCGCGGCCGAGGTGCCATCGGGTGCGTGGGCGGACACGGTGCCGCGCCGGCGGCTCCTCGCGCTCAGTTCGTTGATCTATGCCGCCGGGTTCGCGACCTGGATCGTCGCGCCCGGGTACGCGGGATTCGCCACCGGTTTCGTGCTCTGGGCATTGAGTGGCGCGCTGATGTCGGGGACGTACGAGGCGTACCTGTACGACGAGCTCGCCGCACTCGGGGCGGCCACGTCGTACCCGCGGCTGCTCGGCTTCGCCCACTCGCTTGCGATGGTCTGCAACCTCGTCGCGACGATCTCAGCAGCGCCGCTGATGGCGCTCGGCGGATACGCCTTCGTGGGATGGGTGAGCGTCGCTGTCGCGCTGGTGCAGTTCGGCGTCGCGTTGACCCTTCCGGCGGCACCGCGCGTGGCATCCGCGCGGGGCAGGTCCGACGAGGGCGTCGGGCGGAGGTACGTGCACATGCTGGTCTCCGGCCTTCGGGAGGTACGTCGCGTGCGTACGGTCCGCAACGGGGTCCTCCTGGTTGCCCTGCTGCTCGGCACGACCGCGTACGACGAGTACTTCCCGCTCGTCGCCCTCAACAAGGGGACCGAACCGGCGGGCGTGCCGATCCTGATCGCGCTCGTCGTCGCCGGTCAGGCCATCGGTACCGCGCTCGCGGGACGTACGGCCCGGATCGGCGCGAGGACGATGGCCGTGCTCGTCGCGATCGCGGGCGGGCTGCTGGTGACCGGTGCGCTGATCGCGCAGCCGCTCGCGTTCGTCGCGATCGGCATCGGGTACGGCGCGGTGAACAACGCGATCATCGTTGCCGAGGCGCGGCTGCAGGACGCGATCGAGGGCAGTGCGCGGGCGACCGTGACGTCGGTAGCGGGACTGTCCAGCGAGCTCGCGGCGGTCGCGATCTTCGCCACCTTCGGTGCGTTGTCGACGCGCCTGAGCGAGTCGGCGAGCTTCGGGGTGGTGTGTGGGTTGGTGGTCGTGGTCGCCGCCGTGACGCCGCAGTGGCTGCCGCGCCCGCCCACGTACGTACCCGAACGCGTCGAGGAGGCGTGA
- a CDS encoding 2'-5' RNA ligase family protein, which translates to MTQSVELLLDDDADAGVRGEWSALQKAGLPSQGANPADTNRPHVTLWAGDALDPSDEGALAELASGLPMPLRLGALACFGRRRFVLVRFVVTSVPLLMLQASVARVCGVDPRSTLAPGQWTPHVTLARRLTAAEVGRAVDALGRAPERAAEAIGWRRWDGDARREWPLPTRSLS; encoded by the coding sequence GTGACCCAGAGCGTTGAGCTGCTGCTGGACGACGATGCGGACGCGGGCGTACGCGGGGAGTGGTCGGCACTGCAGAAGGCCGGTCTGCCGAGCCAGGGCGCGAACCCCGCCGACACCAACCGGCCGCATGTGACCCTCTGGGCCGGCGATGCGCTGGACCCGTCGGACGAGGGAGCGCTGGCAGAGCTGGCGTCGGGGCTGCCGATGCCGCTGCGACTGGGCGCATTGGCGTGCTTCGGGCGACGCCGGTTCGTGCTCGTCCGCTTCGTGGTCACGTCCGTGCCGCTGCTGATGCTGCAGGCGAGCGTTGCGCGTGTTTGTGGGGTGGACCCGCGCTCGACGCTCGCCCCCGGTCAGTGGACGCCGCACGTCACCCTTGCGCGACGGCTCACGGCGGCGGAGGTCGGCCGGGCAGTCGACGCTCTCGGACGCGCGCCGGAGCGCGCCGCCGAGGCGATCGGTTGGCGACGCTGGGACGGCGACGCACGCCGCGAGTGGCCGCTCCCGACCCGCTCGTTATCGTGA
- a CDS encoding DUF3017 domain-containing protein produces the protein MSRHLPLGTAVYVLAVVVVAAGLAVLAAGPWRVGMSMCGGAFAAAAVARIAIPERTVGLLRVRRRVIDVLWMGALAGLIITLAIVIPSQPSP, from the coding sequence GTGTCGCGTCACCTGCCACTGGGCACCGCGGTCTACGTACTCGCGGTCGTGGTCGTCGCGGCCGGTCTCGCGGTCCTGGCCGCCGGTCCGTGGCGCGTCGGAATGTCGATGTGCGGAGGGGCGTTTGCCGCTGCGGCGGTCGCGCGGATCGCGATCCCCGAACGCACGGTCGGCCTGCTGCGCGTACGCCGGCGGGTGATCGACGTGCTGTGGATGGGCGCACTCGCGGGCCTGATCATCACGCTGGCGATCGTGATCCCGTCGCAGCCGTCCCCGTAA
- a CDS encoding bifunctional methylenetetrahydrofolate dehydrogenase/methenyltetrahydrofolate cyclohydrolase: MTAQILDGKATAAAIKDELRARVTKLAERGVVPGLGTILVGDDPASQQYVAGKHRDCAQVGIESIRVDLPATAAQADVEAAVARLNADPTCHGYIVQLPLPKGLDENRVLGLVDPVKDADGLHPTNLGWLVLGKPAPLPCTPRGIVELLRRHGVEIAGAEVCVIGRGITVGRPMGLLLTRRSENATVTLCHTGTHDLTSHVRRADIVIAAAGVPGIVAADMVKPGAALLDVGVSRDASGIVGDVDPAASEVAGWISPNPGGVGPMTRALLLTNVVEAAERAAE, encoded by the coding sequence GTGACGGCACAGATCCTGGACGGTAAGGCGACCGCGGCAGCCATCAAGGACGAGCTGCGCGCCCGGGTGACGAAGCTGGCCGAGCGCGGTGTCGTGCCCGGGCTCGGCACGATCCTGGTCGGCGACGACCCCGCGAGCCAGCAGTACGTCGCGGGCAAGCATCGCGACTGCGCACAGGTCGGCATCGAGTCGATCCGGGTCGACCTGCCCGCCACTGCGGCGCAGGCCGACGTCGAGGCCGCGGTCGCGCGGCTGAACGCCGATCCGACCTGTCACGGCTACATCGTGCAGCTGCCGCTGCCGAAGGGCCTCGACGAGAACCGCGTACTCGGACTCGTCGACCCGGTCAAGGACGCCGACGGACTGCACCCGACGAACCTCGGCTGGCTGGTGCTCGGCAAGCCGGCGCCGCTGCCCTGTACGCCGCGCGGCATCGTCGAGCTGCTGCGTCGGCACGGTGTCGAGATTGCCGGCGCCGAGGTGTGTGTGATCGGGCGCGGCATCACCGTCGGGCGTCCGATGGGTCTGTTGCTCACGCGGAGGAGCGAGAACGCGACCGTGACCCTGTGCCACACCGGCACCCACGACCTGACCTCCCACGTACGCCGCGCCGACATCGTCATCGCGGCCGCGGGCGTGCCTGGGATCGTCGCGGCAGACATGGTCAAGCCCGGTGCGGCGCTGCTCGACGTGGGCGTGAGCCGCGACGCATCCGGCATCGTCGGAGACGTCGACCCCGCGGCGAGCGAGGTCGCCGGTTGGATCTCGCCCAATCCCGGTGGCGTCGGCCCGATGACGCGGGCACTGCTGCTGACGAACGTCGTCGAGGCCGCCGAGCGAGCCGCCGAGTGA
- the purN gene encoding phosphoribosylglycinamide formyltransferase gives MDRPARVVVLVSGAGTNLQALLDASRGSAYGCEVVAVGSDRPGVHGLERAESAGIPTFVESLRDHPHRESWDAALAKAVAAYEPDLVVLAGFMRLTGRAFLAAHGGRTVNTHPALSPSFPGMHGPRDALAYGVRVTGATLFIVDEGVDTGPIVAQVAVPVEFDDDEATLHERIKVAERAMLVDTVGRMAREGYVIDNRLVRFAT, from the coding sequence GTGGACCGACCAGCGCGCGTCGTAGTCCTGGTCTCCGGAGCCGGCACCAACCTCCAGGCGCTCCTCGACGCGAGCCGCGGGTCGGCGTACGGCTGTGAGGTCGTCGCCGTCGGCTCCGATCGGCCCGGCGTACACGGGCTGGAGCGGGCCGAGAGCGCGGGCATACCGACGTTCGTGGAGTCGCTGCGCGATCATCCGCACCGCGAGAGCTGGGACGCTGCCCTCGCCAAAGCGGTCGCGGCGTACGAACCCGATCTCGTCGTCCTCGCGGGGTTCATGCGGTTGACCGGTCGCGCCTTCCTGGCCGCGCACGGCGGGCGTACGGTCAACACCCACCCCGCACTGTCGCCGTCGTTTCCGGGCATGCACGGCCCGCGCGACGCACTCGCGTACGGCGTGCGGGTCACTGGCGCAACGCTGTTCATCGTCGACGAGGGCGTCGACACCGGGCCGATCGTCGCGCAGGTCGCCGTGCCGGTCGAGTTCGACGATGACGAGGCGACGCTGCACGAACGCATCAAGGTCGCCGAGCGGGCAATGCTCGTCGACACCGTGGGCCGGATGGCCCGCGAGGGGTACGTCATCGACAACAGATTGGTTCGGTTCGCAACGTGA
- a CDS encoding class I SAM-dependent methyltransferase, whose amino-acid sequence MPTLPSKEPAETPRQPHQARDMAESFGTDPQRYDRTRPSYPPGLIKRIVAERPGIDVLDVGCGTGIASRQLQRAGCAVLGVDVDERMAAYARERGLDAEVAAFEQWDPAGRTFDAVVSGQTWHWIDPVAGAAKAAEVLRPHGRLAIFWNSFEPPTDLAEEFAAVYRRFVPEMPMLHRANAAGSAYTAMVDKAVEGVRRTGDFAEPETWNYVREQETTRDEYLDFLPTSGAAATFSPETLSAVLDGVGAAIDAAGGRFTMRHPAVAFTARRTAR is encoded by the coding sequence ATGCCCACTCTACCGTCGAAGGAACCCGCGGAGACACCGCGGCAACCCCACCAGGCACGGGACATGGCCGAGTCGTTCGGCACCGATCCGCAGCGGTACGACCGCACGCGGCCGAGCTATCCGCCGGGCCTGATCAAGCGAATCGTCGCCGAGAGGCCGGGCATCGACGTGCTCGATGTCGGGTGTGGCACCGGCATCGCGTCGCGACAGCTTCAGCGCGCCGGGTGCGCAGTGCTCGGAGTCGACGTCGACGAACGCATGGCGGCGTACGCCCGTGAGCGCGGCCTCGATGCTGAGGTCGCCGCATTCGAGCAGTGGGACCCGGCCGGACGAACCTTCGACGCGGTGGTATCGGGCCAGACCTGGCACTGGATCGACCCGGTCGCCGGTGCGGCGAAGGCCGCCGAGGTGCTTCGTCCGCACGGTCGCCTCGCCATCTTCTGGAACTCCTTCGAGCCACCGACGGATCTCGCCGAGGAGTTCGCCGCCGTCTATCGCCGGTTCGTACCCGAGATGCCGATGCTGCACCGCGCGAACGCCGCGGGGAGCGCGTACACAGCCATGGTCGACAAGGCCGTCGAGGGAGTTCGCCGTACCGGCGACTTCGCCGAGCCCGAGACGTGGAACTACGTCCGGGAGCAGGAGACGACCCGCGACGAGTATCTCGACTTCCTGCCGACCTCAGGGGCCGCGGCGACGTTCTCGCCCGAGACCCTGTCCGCCGTGCTGGACGGCGTCGGCGCGGCGATCGACGCTGCGGGCGGGCGGTTCACGATGCGCCACCCGGCGGTCGCGTTCACAGCCCGCCGCACCGCCCGCTGA